The genomic stretch TATGCAGATAATTCCCCATCATCAGAGGGCCCTTTTCACCTTCACATTCAACAATCGCACTTGCATCGATGACCCCTGTTGTAGTGACGCCAGTGTAAAGAAACCAATCAATCATTCAGGCTTAACTTTCCTAAAATACATTTGTCACTTTAGTCTCAGAGAGCTATTCTGTTCAACGTTGTCTTCTATTCCTCGCCTACTCCATGATTCGTCGTCATTCATTTCAATTTATCCTCAAACAGTCAACAGCCGTTTCCTGTCCTGGAACGAACTAATAACGTGACCTCATTTAACCACATATCCTTATGCGTGGTAACTTCCGCTCCCCTCTTTCAAACACTATCAGATCGTCTGACCAACATCTGAGAATTCTCTTTTATCAATAGTCAGCATAACATGTAAGTATTAGCCATTCAACATTctgttcaatatatattatatatacatatatataatatatttatatatatatatgtatatattatgtgtgtatatatatatatatatatatatatatatatatatatatatatatatatatatatatatatatatatatatatatatatatatatatatatatatatatatatatatatatatatacacacatacacacatatccatatacaCATATGGCGGATGGCATGTCggaaataaatttaaaggaataatattGCACATCTGAAGAAATCAGCAGCATTGAAAGTAAGAATTTTAAGGAAGTAATTTTGCACGAATTATCTGTTATAAGTAAAtagttttgattgagaaattaaggtaaaataaaaagaatcctgATAAGGAAAGAATTGGGGGTTTAGACAAAAAAGTTGTGTGATTCATGCGTCTTTTACGGAATCGTGCAAGATATCTGTACTAACCTAGAGAAAGAATTTGATGGAACTGATAGAGCTGCAATGATGAAAggagtggtgagagagagagagagagagagagagagagagagagagagagagagagagagagagagagagagagatatttactaTACATATGGATGATTGGAGATATTTAACAGCAATCAGTTTTTATAGTGACAacgaacctatatatatatatatatatatatatatatatatatatatatatatatatatatatatatatatgtgtgtgtgtgtgtgtgtgtgtgtgttatacatatatatatatatatatatatatatatatatatatatatatatatatatatatatatacaacaaacaccactggaaaaaatggaaaaagggttgtaaatcctgaccggccAGGATTCATAgccgtttttctttttctctcggtGGTGTTTGATGAATAAAATAACGTGTAAGAGTGATTATAATTTCCATTCTAAACTCCTATCTTctttttccctaattcctacCAATGCCTCGCCCACCTTTCTGCCGAAATTACTCTATGCCCCTTAAAACTGGTTTTTTACGGCATTTCTGGTACGGGCTTTCATCCCAAAGCAGTTGCTCCAACTTATTAACTAATCACTAGCGTCCATAACCACTACAGAAACTCCGTTATCCGCTTTACATATCCTAATATCtttcagactcacatcaggatcgaacccaggtcttccaatggAAAGGCAAGGGAGCTACCAATCtctgtggttcagttggtagcgcctttGCCTCTCAATTGCAAGACCTAGGTTTgatcccgatgtgaatcagaaatttacttttattccacacgtgattttgtgttgaATGCTTCTatcctaatatttttatatttatttaacctGCCTAGAGCTATTTTTAATCTTTGCAGAAATCGGAACCTTGTCTGTCCATTCCAAACCCATTAAGCCTCTCTGCAGACGAGAGACCAGAAATACCTTCGAAGTATCTACGTCTGTAAGTCTTTGAAGGATAGTACTTTGTAAACTGTACTTGATAAAttgaagaatctggaatctaatcCATCCCATCTTGCTGGAGCTTAACACGAGTAGTAAGagtatatgatatgatatgatatatatatatatatatatatatatatatatatatatatatatatatatatacatatatacatatatatgtatgtatgtaaaatatgtgcatatacatatatatgtgtacatatatatatgtatgtatgtgtatatactgtatatatatgtacatatggatatgtatgtatgtatgtatatatatactgtatatatatatatatatatatatatatatatatatatatatatatatatatatatatatatatatatatataatctaacttAGAAgattacaacaaaatatattcacAGTTCACCTGTTTAACGTCAATACTCCGCGCTATTTGAAACTATTCCGAAACATCCGGTATTATCTCTAAAATAGACGATAAAGTTTCTAAACCTAAACGACCGTTATGTCTTCATATCTTGGATTTTACCTGACGAGCGTTTCCTCTCCCGCGTCTTTTTTCTGAACTGTGTTTCTGACGGGGGCTGTCCGTCAATATAAGGACGAAGTGAAGAGGTTTGGGATAACGAAGGATGCATTagttggctgagagagagagagagagagagagagagagagagagagagagagagagagagagaatcatttcacAATTTTGAAGATTAACTTTAGCTTTCCAttctcaaaacaaaaagcacccaatattttattattcatctgtTTTGTTCTTTTCACCACAGCGCATGCGCTCATGCGTGGATGCGTTTGCAAGTATTCAAAATATTCGTTTCTCAGGGGTTTTACCGTATTTCCGGTTACGTGAGTTCGCTCCATTTTTATAGGAAAATGTCATCCTGCAGTTCATAACACCTGTTATCTTTTAAAGGATAACAAATGATTCAGTGTTcacgaagaacaaaaaaaattatatatacatataatatctataggtatatatatatgtatatatttatataaaaacatatatataattaattgatatatactgtgtatacatatatttacatatgtatatatatttatatatatatgtatttgtgtatatatatatacataagtacataacatatatatatatatatatatatatatatatatatatatatatatatatatatatatatatatatgtgtgtgtgtgtgtgtgtgtgtgtgtgtttgtgtgtgtgtctgtgtgtgtgaatggggatgttgtgcaactggaatctcaaaagttcaagccaagactgaatgcattactaccctaaagccattctccttgtattttaataatttacttacatttacatccatttaattaataatttgttaatttatttttttcttttctaacaatcgatctcttctttatgtatttctcattatgttctgtgacttctttcaaaggaacaccgtatcctttggaagcttgagtttcaagtcaatggcccttaaGGGCTTGTCGCATATGGACAGttcatcttcaaaataaaaataataatacatatattcatccatatatatatgtatacatacatgcatacatatatttatgtatatataaacacaaatacacacacacacacacacacacacacatatatatatatatatatatatatatatatatatataaataaatatatatatatatatatatatatatatatatatatatatatatatatatatatatatatatatatatatatatatatatatatatatatatatacacaacacatatatatatatatatgtgtgtgtatatatatatatatatgtaattaagcCGTTtctcataatgtatatatatatgtatatatatatatatatatatatatatatatatatatatatatatatatatatatatacatacacacacatatgatccTACTGTGATTAATTTATCGCAAGTGAAAAATCACGAATTGTCAACAGTAAGTACAGTTGCCAAGTCGTAATAAAACGCTTATATAAACTTGCACGATCATGTGGCTTCCTTTCAGTTCTTCGCCGTGTGCTCAGCGTTTTAGTACCAAAAAAAACCCGACTTAATCATTTGTTCACACATAGAAAGGATATTCTGCAGTGACTGACCACGCGAAGAGTGCTATTTGACTGAGTTTTCAAGAGGCATAGATAGTGACAATAAAACGCTAGAATGTATCCTGAGAAGATGGGGTACCAGGGGATATTTTCGCTGATACTCTGCTCAGTTTTCATATGCCAAGGTAAGGTGCAACGAATAAATCTAAAGAAACTTGTACTATTCTAGATTAATACTGTTTTGTAGCTTCGTCTTGTTGTGGGCACAGATCTTATAAGTAAACAATTAAACGtcaaaaattacattataatgGATCCATAGTTACATGTGTTTATTTTAGACAGGAAACCGGAGGATGCAAGTTCGAGGTTATGGTTATGGACAAGTGTTAGTCTGTGTAGGTTGTCTGTTTGCCTACAACACACACAGcagcacacaatatatatatatatatatatatatatatatatatatatatatatatatatatatatatatatatatatatatatatataatcatacgtttgttaacttttatcaccgaagggaatttaatCGCCGCGGTCTTCTGATGGTGGGGTTCGcgtcccagctctctctctctctctctctctatatatatatatatatatatatatatatatatatatatatatatatatatatatatagaacgtttGTTAACTTTACTTAATCGCCTCTTCTGATggtgggagctctctctctctctctctctctctctctctctctctctctctctggggggcAAGTATGCTCAATTCGATCCCGGAGGCGGGCCAGGACAAGAACGGTATAAGCACGTTCCCTGTAAGTTCCTCTTTCCGACTAAGGTATACATTTTCACAGAACAATGAACACTTACTTCTAgatatccttttcttttctctctctctctctctccataacagtCGTTTAACAACTAGGTACCCAATTCACTGCCTAGGTCAACAAACGCATATTAGATTTTTAAGCAGCGCGCCCATCTGACCCTCCCGtccggttgagagagagagagagagagagagagagagagagagagagagagagagagagagagagagagagagcactaaaaaaaaataaaaggcttaaTTAAGCTGTTGTTCGTCAAATTCCACAACGTCGTTTCATAATTCaagataaaacaaggaaaatgggaaggggatggcgAGGTATTCCTCCATCCTCCCCCAAGAATTCATTCACAAGACACGTTATCAAACGCTTCTCCCACAAATGAGTGGCGATATTTCTAACGTCCGCTGAAATGCAAATAATTTCTCAAATCCTATATACCTTCAGAAGCAAAATGATCCAGGTTTATCATCAGACATGAGTgaagtttaatttatatattttctgtcgtCTATACTACATTTTACTAGGAAGGTATTCTTAGAAAATAGAATTCAGGCCTGCAATACCAAATGGAAGAGGGAATGATCAATCTTTTAAAGTTAAGCGAATGAACTCTTTGAAAACGTTCAGAGAAAATATAACGCATGCTTCTTTCGGACTATTCCAGGCCAGTCGCAGACATGCTGGAGAACCGACGAAGAGCACGCTGCCATGGAGAACAACACCATGCAAGTGGGTTGCTTCAAAGAGCCTAGAGACACCATCGTTCGGCTGACACCCCCCAAAGGCTACGATAAGGTGAGTTGGAAGCTGACCAGAGTCTGAAAGAGTTCTTAGTCAAAGTCGGACACTTGGCCGACTGGCATTTCGAAGACAGACAATTTGTCAGAACGGACGGTTTCCTGAACGCAGCCTCACTTAATTTAAAAGGCTTGCAAGAGAAAATCACCTTTCTCATTTgggtatgtttatttacacagttaaataaataaaattttattcgaCAATTAACGAAAAATTGAACATTTTTGTTAGTTCTATATGACAGCTAtacaaagaaagtaataaaatcatTAGAAGACATGTTGTCTTCTATTCCAgtcttttttaaggaaaaaactgTGAAGTCACCATTAGGGCAAGTGCTCGGGAATCAGTTTTTGCCATATTTTGACAATCTCATCATTTTTAAATCCTCTGCAATTCAGCTCTTTTCGGTATTAGAAAAGCAGCACTGTatcaaattttgttataaaaaataaaataacattacttAACAAAATTCAAGTAATATCTTCAAACATCCTCATCATTAAATTTGTCTTCGTCCCACTTTTCAATTTATTCAGCTAAAATGGGATTGACCTGTTCAGTGTCTATTTCTGTATCTGTCATACCAAACTCTGGAACTCTCTCCCTACTTCTGATTTCTATGAAAACAATACTCTTGTCTTTATCACCCTTCTTGCCCTTGATAAGAGCATTTGGCTGCCCATCCCACTGGCCACTGAAACAGTGTTAGAAAGGATAACCGGACTCCTTTATTTAATTGCAACCCTTGGGAAATAATAACAAGACTCCTTTACTTATCTGCAACCCTTGGGAAAAAATAACGGACTCCTTTATTCATCTGCGACTCTtaggaaatactgtacagtaataaccAGACTCCTTTATTTACTGCAACCCTTGGGAAATAACCGAACTCCTTTATTTATCTGCAACCCTTGGGAAATAATAAACTGAACTCCTTTATTTATCTGCAACCCTTAGGAAATAATAATCGGACTCCTTTATTTACCTGCAACCTTGGGAAATAGTAACCGAACTCCTTGATTTAGCTGCAACCTTGGGAAAAAATAACTGGACTTCTCCATTTATCTAAAACCCCTGGGAAATAATAACCAGACTCCTTTATTTGTCTGCAACCCTTGGGAAAAAATAACTGGACTCCTCCATTTATCTGCAACCCTTGGGAAATAATAACCAGACTCCTTTACTTATCTGCAACTCTCGGGAAAAAATAACCGGACTCCTTTATTTATGTGCAACCCTTGGGAAAAAATAACCGGACTCCTTTATTGATCTGCAATCCTTGGGAAATAATAACCAGACTCCTTTACTTATCTGCAACCCTTGGGAAAAAATAACTGGACTCCTTTATTTATGTGCAACGCTTGGGAAAAAATaaccactccttttttttttatctgcaaccCTCGTTCTTGGTAAAAACTCAAGCAACCCATTTCTGGATACCTTCAGGTGAACCCGAGTGCTGTCATAGCCAAGCGTTGCTCGGAGCTTACCTGTCTGCGGCTGGACCAAGAGTGTGTCTCTACAGAAAGCACCAAGAGAATGATCAGAGTGAGTAGATGGTGATCTCATTGTGTAAAAATCACACTTGTGCTCTTACTTGACTGAACTGTCATATTAAGTACAGCGCTGTTTTTGTGCTTATTGTACTACAATGAAACGCACTTTTAAATTAAGTAAAGTGGTTGAAATTTAGGCTTTTACATACAGGCATCTTTTACGCAACTATTGTACTACACtatcataatttcttttaatatttgctAGAAACCGTGGGTCATTTTAATATAACTACCATACTAAATTGCAAATATTGTCTGAGGATACTGTAATGAAGTGTACATCGCTTTTTCTTgaggaaaaatctaaattttgctGCTGCTATACTCTGAAGTTGCTCAATCTTTCCTACGGTTCCTTGATGAACAGGATGCACAGTGGGTTCTTGAAACTGCAACAAAAACTTATTCCTTTGAGTCTGAACCTGTTCTTCCTTGCCTTGTCCTCCTCCCTCGGAACCCCTTATTTCATTTAGAATGTAActtgccttttcttttcttcatcttcaccTCATTCCTGTCTTAAAATATCCTTTTCGTTTCGGGTGAAACTTGCTCTGTATTCCTTCATACCCATCATCTTATCATTTTCATAGAATCATGAATTCGTTTCAGGCGGAAGCTTTCAACATAAACATGGGAATGCAGAGGGAGTGTGTAGACGTTGAGGTCGAAGACCATGTTGCCTGCACCTGTCGGTGTCAGAAGACGCAAGCAGACTGTGGGAAAACCAAGGTACGAAAGAtcctcttgattttttcttatgttgaagatattggcaatttttttttctatgtttagaGGCCAACAGGACGTGCAAACCACTTAATGCTCTCATGGAGCCCAAATTCTAAGAAAACATGAAACGGAAGAGGCAAAAACATTGTGGGAGTATACGTTGTAATAATagaccaaattatatatatatatatatatatatatatatatatata from Macrobrachium rosenbergii isolate ZJJX-2024 chromosome 54, ASM4041242v1, whole genome shotgun sequence encodes the following:
- the LOC136834982 gene encoding uncharacterized protein: MYPEKMGYQGIFSLILCSVFICQGQSQTCWRTDEEHAAMENNTMQVGCFKEPRDTIVRLTPPKGYDKVNPSAVIAKRCSELTCLRLDQECVSTESTKRMIRAEAFNINMGMQRECVDVEVEDHVACTCRCQKTQADCGKTKIFNKRMCSCDCLPERKKSCEKRMLEMPNTVMWDPNSCSCPCNNWTECGSGEFWADEKCRCVGVSSNEIL